The Salminus brasiliensis chromosome 3, fSalBra1.hap2, whole genome shotgun sequence genome contains a region encoding:
- the LOC140551103 gene encoding butyrophilin-like protein 2, whose translation MEVLFFLLILASEIKGLQVEGPSSPLVVQLGGAVVLSCSAQNPLPLEGLRVEWRSDSGSVVNVFQQNEIRPELQSPTFRGRANFFPDQISRGNYSILLSNITREDAGVYRCQVYTDQDSSETTVEIKDVERLVVTGAHHAIITSVGEEVILNCSVDSHIPVHQLEEVTWTKHPDILILLFQDNETLSESSHERYQGRAEFFISEIHGGNFSLRLKDIRLEDKGEFICKVHAADLSAQTTVIIQQIGPSSLQKFILVLCFISFALALGLGVPVFIFLQKEGRVE comes from the exons ATGGAGGTGTTGTTCTTTCTGCTGATCCTGGCTTCTGAAATTAAAG GTCTTCAGGTTGAAGGCCCCTCCAGTCCTCTTGTGGTCCAGCTGGGGGGCGCTGTGGTTCTGTCGTGTTCTGCTCAGAACCCCCTGCCTCTGGAAGGTCTCAGAGTGGAATGGAGATCAGACTCAGGATCCGTAGTGAACGTTTTCCAGCAAAATGAAATCAGACCAGAGCTGCAGAGTCCGACCTTCAGGGGCAGAGCGAACTTCTTCCCAGATCAGATATCAAGAGGGAACTACTCCATCTTGCTCAGCAACATCACTAGAGAAGATGCTGGAGTTTACAGGTGTCAGGTTTACACAGATCAGGACTCCAGTGAGACTACAGTGGAGATTAAAGACGTTG AGCGTTTGGTGGTGACAGGTGCGCACCACGCTATCATCACCTCTGTAGGTGAGGAGGTGATACTGAACTGCTCTGTAGACTCTCATATACCTGTTCACCAGCTGGAGGAAGTGACCTGGACGAAACACCCTGACAtcctcattctgctcttccAAGATAACGAGACCCTCTCAGAATCTTCTCATGAACGTTATCAAGGAAGAGCTGAGTTCTTCATCTCAGAAATCCATGGAGGAAACTTCTCACTGAGGCTGAAGGACATTAGGCTGGAAGATAAAGGAGAATTCATCTGTAAGGTTCATGCTGCAGACCTTTCAGCTCAAACCACTGTGATCATCCAGCAAATAG GTCCCTCCTCTCTCCAGAAATTCATTCTGGTGCtgtgtttcatttcatttgcacTGGCACTGGGACTTGGAGTTCCTGTTTTTATCTTTTTGCAGAAAGAAGGTAGAGTTGAGTAA